The Ipomoea triloba cultivar NCNSP0323 chromosome 14, ASM357664v1 region GGTGGCTCAAGATTCTTGCGTGGCGTCGAAAACCGCGGGACGTGGAAGGGCCAGGACGCAGCACATCCTATTAGAGTCCGCGACAAAGTTATGGGATTCAGGAAAAGTTTGAAGTACGAGATGAAAAAATCAAAAAGCAAGGGCGGGCTGGGCGACCGCCCAGGGGAGGCTTGGCTCATGAAAGAATATTCCCTGTCGGATGATTATCTCCGAGATAAAAACGTTGTACTCAAGGATGTTGTACTCTGCCGGATAAGGCGGAGAGTCGTTAGAAGCACATCAAGAAGCAGTGAATCGTCTACTCTGAATATTAATGAAAATGATACGCCGTTGGAGATTTACAATTGGCCGGAAAATGATGTTGTATCTCTGCCACCCTCGGAAACTCAAACTTTGGACGCCGCCGCCGCAGAGGCAGCCAGTGGAGTTGATGATGCAAATGGAGGAGTGATCGCTATGGAAAATGATAGATTACAGCTGGATGAATGGGATCAACTGTTGAGGACGCCGGAAAATGAATCTCTGCCACCTTCTGAAACTTCAACTTTGGCTGCCGCAGAGTTTTCCAGTGGAGTTGATGATGCGCATGGAGG contains the following coding sequences:
- the LOC116004798 gene encoding NAC domain-containing protein 78-like → MARRSLHGYIFKPTDKELMQYLEGFVLGKPLKYTSDFIALEDLYGEKEPAEIFGSGDPMTRYYFTQLRRKCQGGSRFLRGVENRGTWKGQDAAHPIRVRDKVMGFRKSLKYEMKKSKSKGGLGDRPGEAWLMKEYSLSDDYLRDKNVVLKDVVLCRIRRRVVRSTSRSSESSTLNINENDTPLEIYNWPENDVVSLPPSETQTLDAAAAEAASGVDDANGGVIAMENDRLQLDEWDQLLRTPENESLPPSETSTLAAAEFSSGVDDAHGGVSTMGNDPLVDELDELLKKTPPHDIFEDWSDILTQEDIERINHPGPVPILRPN